The following nucleotide sequence is from Cucumis melo cultivar AY chromosome 1, USDA_Cmelo_AY_1.0, whole genome shotgun sequence.
TTGTTGGGAGGTTTGAGAAATCTCATGTTGTGTTATCTCGTGCAGGATAGAGGCTTTGACGATTCTGACGTCTTTATTTCAAACAACATCCAAACAAGTAGACCTCAGGATATGACAGAGAACAATCTCCTGAAAAGTGTGGCTGCAGACAAAGAGAGGGCAAACTCTGTTGCCAAGATCAAAGTTGTTGTATGTACTCTTCTATGAATGTCTTTATTTTATTCCCATCTCTGAATTTTGTATCCCGTTTGCTTCCCTGATGTACAATGCCATACTTTTGCAATTTATATCCATAAGTTGCAAACGTTGTTCCGCATACATAATGTGACATGTATATCACATTTTCAGTTAATTGTTTCCCGCAGATTGATTTGGTGACAAGTCATTTTCAATTACTTCATCTATTTATTAGCTTGTTCGTGTTGAATGCAGGTGCGTAAAAGGCCACTGAACAAAAAGGAGTTGGCGAAGAATGAGGAAGATATTGTTGAAACAACTGCTAATTATTTAACAGTTCACGAGACTAAACTCAAGGCAAGCTTTGCTACCTACTGCTTTCATAAACTTCTGAATTGCAATGCCGTAATCATTTTCGTTCTCCTTTTTTGGCTAAGCAGGTGGACCTTACAGAATACGTGGAGAAGCATGAGTTTGTCTTTGATGCAGTGTTGAACGAGGAggtttcaaatgatgaagtgaGTATATTACAATTAATTGAATTGGAGCCTATAAACTAGCTGAGGAAGAAAATGAGTACAGTAAAAGTTAAATACAAGTTCTTAGCATGTCTTATGTTCTTTTTGGGATCTAGGTGTACCGGGAAACAGTGGAGCCAATTGTACCCATAATATTTCAACGAACAAAAGCAACCTGCTTTGCATATGGACAAACAGGTGATTAGGTGTTAGTTGGCACTTGATACTTTTTCTGGCTTGCTTTGTCAAGAAATCCTCGTTTTATATATGTAGAAATTACTCTGTACTTTTTAGATGCCATCAAATTCTTGTTTCCAGAACTGAGTTTTGAGGTCTTGTTGTTCTGCTAGCTTGAAAATATTGTAGTGTTCTTTCCTGAAGTCTTCATCTTTGGCCCTTTCTATTGTACAGGGAGTGGCAAGACTTTTACCATGAAACCATTGCCTTTGAAAGCGTCCAAGGACATCTTGAGGTTAATGCACCATACATACAGGAACCAGGGATTCCACTTGTTTGTGAGCTTCTTTGAAATATATGGGGGAAAGCTATATGATCTTCTCAATGATCGAAAGTAAGTTACTGATCCTTCCCTTCTACCATGGAATAGTAGTTGTTAAGTTTATTTAGCTAAAGATTCTATGTTGCAGAAAACTTTGCATGAGAGAGGACGGTAAACAACAAGTTTGCATTGTGGGTTTGCAAGAGTATAAAGTATCTGATGTGGAGACTATTGGAGAGCTCATTGAAAAAGGAAATGCCACGAGAAGTACTGGAACAACTGGCGCTAATGAAGAATCGTCTCGTTCTCATGCCATACTCCAGCTTGCTGTCAAGAATTCAGTCAGTGGCAAAGAATCAAAGCCGCCTCGCTTGGTTGGAAAACTCTCTTTTATAGATCTTGCAGGAAGTGAACGTGGGGCAGACACCACCGACAATGACAAACAGACAAGGTATGGTTATTCCTCAATCTTCAGATTTCCGCTTAATTGTTGACACAGttatttctatattttatacTTCAACATAAGTTGTATGCATGTTTCACTTTACAAGGGAAGTCACATGTGGGATTGGTTTGGATTGACTTTTAgtcgaagaaaaaaaaatgatagatTAAGGTTTGACCAAAACCTACAAAAATCATCCAAACAGTTTTTAGTTTAGATTttttacatttcaaaaaattaaattgaCATATGAGAGTAGTTCAAACCAATTGAACCAATTTGCTTCCATGGGTTCAATTTTTTCCCATTTTTTGCTTGCATCTCTAGGAAATAGTATGCGTTTGATATCGTAGACTGTCGGGAGTTCAGGCATCACCTATTTCATTAAAAACTTCGGTTTTTCTAGATTTCCTCTACCTTTGTTGTGATAAGGGACACTTTAAAGACCCCACCCATGAGAAGAATGATAACTGTTAAAAGGACGTGTTTTTTCTTGAAGAAACTCAAAGCTAAACGTGGGATTAGTAGACCTCCTTGTTCTTACAAGTGTTAGTAAATGGCATGACAGGAAATCTGAAAGTAATCACACTTTAGTTAATCCTTACAGGATTTAACCAAGATGTGAAGTATGGGGTTAGTACATTATCTTTTGTTAGCTAAAACTCTGTTCGAGTTGATTGCATTTTCTACCTCCATGTATGGTATCATTTCCTACCTATTCAATTACATTCTCTTAAACAATGCAGAATAGAAGGTGCTGAAATCAATAAAAGCTTACTTGCTTTAAAGGAATGCATACGAGCTCTTGACAACGACCAGGGCCATATACCTTTTAGAGGCAGCAAATTAACTGAAGTTCTAAGGGACTCATTTGTTGGCAATTCACGAACTGTCATGATATCTTGTATATCTCCCAGCTCCGGATCATGCGAACACACTCTCAATACGTTAAGATATGCAGACAGGTAACCAGTAATTAACTTTAGGGCATTAAATTCGTGATGATGCAGTTCTATCTCCATAGACTTGTTTCTACACACCTGTTCTGATTATTATACTCCAGAGTGAAGAGCCTTTCAAAAGGAAATAATGTCAAGAAGGATACATTTTCTTCCACTTTAAACCTCAAGGAATCAACTACTGGACCCTTGACGTCAGCATTACCTTCTGGAACTATGTTTGAGAATGAACCAGCATGGGTTGGACGAAATGAAAGAGAGGAGGTTGATGCATCAGAGGAGATCTTTGAGCAAAGAAAACCTTCGTGGAAGAAAAATGGGAAGCTTGAGCCATTCAGAACATCTGTTGCGGTTGAAAATGTACAAAAATCCAATAATCAGCCGAAATGGAAGGACATGCCAAAGGCAGATTCTCATAACTCAAATTCAGACGATGATTTGAATGAACTGTTGCAGGTAAAACGGAAGAAACTTATCTCCATCATCAAATTGCAATCCTTTATTGTTCCAGACATTTATGCACTTTTTTCATCTGTCACAGGAAGAGGAAGATCTTATAAGCGCTCACAGAAAACAAGTCGAGGAAACAATGAATATTGTTAGAATGGTAAGTAACTGTGCTGGTCAGCATACTTCTTGCTTTCAATATGAACCTAGTTTATAGATTCTTCTGCTCAATGAAGTCACACAATAGATCGCAGCTTAAAACTGATCCCATATTGTGAATTACTCGAACCCAAAAGCTAAATCCATATCTTCACTGAGACCTAGAAAGGAAAACTTTATGTCAGCAATATGATTGTGCCTATAAACTCAATATAATCGTAAAGTTCAATTATAAAAAATACCTTTGAACTCTGGTATTTgttgaaaaaaatacttctaTACTTTTCAAAAGTTACAACATTGccattaaactttaaaaaatatacttGAATCACCGCATCATTTTAAATCATTGCCTCACAATTCTAATTCCTGAATTTTGTTCAAAATTCTAAAATTGTAGTTTTgaaacatttatgaaagttgGGAGATATATGGGTATTTTTGAGGGAAAAAGGAAGTTAAAAGGTATTTGTTGTAAAATTCGAGCCTAAGTGAGTAGTGACAGTGTGCAGTTACTTTGGTTATGATCATTAATCATATACAATTTGTGATTTGCAGGAAATGAACCTTTTAGTGGAGGCAGACCAACCAGGAAATCATCTGGATGGTTATATATCTAGATTGAATGCAATTCTATCACAAAAGGCTGCAGCAATCTATCAACTTCAAAATCATTTGGTCCATTTCCAGAAACGTTTGAAAGAACATAATGTACTTATATCTTCATCTGACTGATGAACTTGTGCAGAGAAATGCAGCTCAAAACACCATGTGAAGGATGCATTCCCGGAATACCAAAATGGggatgtgttttttttttttctttctttctcttttttattacTTCTGATTTTCATGGGAACATTCCTAGAAATTGGATATCCAATTGAGGTTTTTGTGTGGTAATTTCCATTACATAGCGATTGGAGTGATTTAATACCTATTTCTTTATCCACACAGGATATACTATTTGTAAAATTTGTTACCTTATTCTCCTCCAATATAAGAAATTTGCAATATTTTGTTCACAAGATTTCTTTGTAGAGTGAATTATGTGATCAAAATCAAGCGTTATGTCTGTTTTCACATAAagatgttttttaaaataatattttggtCGTGGGATTgctattttagtttttaaatttatttttctgatatttaaattttatcttCCACGTTGAATAAAATTCAATGGTTTTACTTTACGGTAATTATAATGGGtagcaatttttaaaataattattaagtttgtagcaatattttaaaaaaattgcaaatatagcaaaatcggTGATAGACTGGcttttatcgttgatagactcttctaatttatcagtgatagaccaacatttgttacTAGTCTATATAGAtccctatcattgatagacttttatagattttgctatatttgcaatttttttaaattgttgttatgtacttaattattttgaatataattgctacatttgcaactatccctttactttatttattttcttcttttttcttgttgATTACCTTTTTTCCATTTGCTCCACCATAAATTATAGAAACACgttcatatttcttttttttttcgaaattttttaaaaaatagaaaaaattgataaattatatacactccataaaataaataaaattcatTACACCTGGTTTTTCTAtgcagtataaatattttgttaactGTTCTACTATTGCTCTTTCCTTCTTTTCGAAAATATTGGATTTAAACATTTAATAGTACAGGAATGAAATTTGTTGATTGCTCCAACGTTAATCAAAGTAAACAAAGTCTAATATTTATGAACATGTTACCTTCCATTTATAAATGCCTTTGTTGAATTTGACGGATCCAATATGATCcattttcttccctttcctaTTAGGATTAAAAAAGTTGTATTTTGCAATcacaaattgaatttaaaacATTACATGCCTGTTGGGAGTAATTTAGTAAGACAAATAAAAAGTTTTCATACATATAAAAAGTGATTCCAAATACATTTTTCATGGAAAGTttcgtttaaatttaaatttaaattttaaaataaaaagaacaaaatgtGTAGAGATGAATTGTCATTTGGGCAGTTTTTGGATCATAGAATCTTTGTTAAGAGTTAATGAAAACTATACATAATTTCCTTCTTTGGAACAAGTTGTAGAGTGACATAATATAATGCCTTTCCAAATCAATCAAGTTTGTTTCTTATATTGCTGAAAACCACACCAAATCAAGGAATTGCTAAAAGCACaataaatttcttctttttttttttttattggaaactTTTTATACAGAAATGAACAAAATGAGGCAATGAATCAGTAATCACACAAAAAGGCATATTCTCAGAAGCAATAGAGGAATACAAATATGGAAATACAATCAAACCAGATTTtccaaaaagaaggaaaaagggGGGGAAAATAGGTAAAAGATATAGTTCACTAACATGAAAAATTCTATAATCTCATGGACCCCATTCTTCTCTTTGAGCTGTTCATACTCCTAGCTGAAGGCTCAGGAACAGAAATTTCTGAGTGCATGTCCATGAAAAATTTGTCCACAATTTCAAGATAAACAGGACTTCTAAGGCGAGAGTAATAATGAATTGCTTCTTCTATATCCAATTCTTGTTCCATATCACTCCTATCCAGCATCTccaattctttcattttttctacTAAACCATTACTTCTTGTACTACTGTTTTTAACATCACCTTTTCTAAGATGGGAAGCTCCTggtttcttcttctctttcacAGCCTTCTCTTGTTTGCTCCTTGGAGGGCTTTGTATTGCAACGATTGTGTCTTCTTGCTTCACATTTTCCTTGGATGCGATCACACTGCCTTTGTCAATGCTTCTCTTTGCAGCTTTTTGGAGTGTGGACTGCCACTCATCGTAAAAATCAATGTAGAGTCGATCTGTTGGATGGGTATGTTGTGgctttcctttgctgcaagagAAGGTGATCAAGGAAGTGGGTTTCTGCAGCTTTTGAAACCCTTTGAAGAATAAATCCTTGAAGCTTTCAAGAGTTTTATGGAAGAGGTTGTTGGTTTTGTGGATGGTTTCCTTTAGCAGCATTTGGTTGTTGCTATTGCTATAGCGTGGTATAAAAATCAAAGAACTTTGCTAACTCTCGGTCTGTTTGCAAGAAGAAAGAAACCTCtctacctctctctctctctcttgctTTCTTCACTAAATATTTCTGCAACacagagaagaaagaaagagacaATTCGTGTTTCTCGTGGTTACCTAAAGACCATGCCAGAGTAGGTGGAAATTCCAAGTCTTGCCTTTAACTTCCTCTCCTTCCTTTTGGGCCATTCTCTCTCTAAAAGTTGAAAATCTTAACCGCTTCAACTTTGTTAATTTGTAGCACGGAATCCCATGAGCTTGAATGCTTCGTTTTTGACTACCTGTAGTGTAAAGAGCAGGGCATTCACTAAGATGCAAAGCTAAAGATGGTGGGTGTTAAAAGTGTAATGACATTAAATCCACTGTTTGCATGTACCTAATTGTTGTAAAGGCAATCCCCGGCCCATGAAGGACCCATTTGGCAAATGGTCCCAGCAAAAAATTAAAGAGGGATGTCCCCATGAAACAAAAGGGGAATTGGCAACATAttcatttttggtatttcagACTGTCCTGTTTTCAATCAAGTACGTAACAGAAAGATTAATTCAAATTAGCAGAGTCAATTCACCATTGATCAAATTTTGAATGGCAGGTTTGCTGCATACTATCTTTTTTGTCCTATCAAACAATACGGCAATTAAGACAACTTTAGAATTTAAACAGAGAAAAAGTGAGACAAGAATGATTCAGCCACAGAAAATGGCTACCAATCAAGAATGAACATTGCAAAATATAGAATTGTACATTCAAATTGTCTTATTTGTATTTGTGATATAatattctaaaaaagaaaaaagaatcgACAACTTGAACCAAGTAGGTATTATATTGTCGACTAAGAACTTACGAGTGCGTTTGGGCCAAGGAAGAGTAGAAAGTTCGGAAGTATGGAGTTGTGAACTCTAGTCCCTACTCCTTGTTGGACCTAAAGAGCCAAAGAGTTTGCAAGTCTCACACTAGAAAACATCAATAATTATACCGTATTGACTCTTTACATTGTGGGTCCCAAAAGTTTACAACTCCCCAAAACTTCATAACTTCACTCTTTGGCTCAAACCTCCCACTTTAGAGGTTTGAATCCATACCCACACACAttgaactaaaagaaaaatactaaaaaaattcagaaaatgaaaaatacagTTAGTTGCAACTTGTAGGTACGGGTAGTGGATTTAGGGCAATTGGCCTTTCATGGGGAAACTAAAAAACATGGCGAAATTTAGCAATTATTGCTGTTAATTTTGCATACTAAGTGGGTTTTACTAACTCAACCTTGAAGACAATTCCAAATTCTATAACGTTCATAATTCCAGACTCGACCTGATGAATCATGAATGAAAAAGACATGCTTGATTGGGGAGAAATTTGTACATTAAAAAGACAAGGGATGATCGCATCTGAATCAAGATATCTATaacatttcatttcatttagtAGATTTCTGTAAAAACAATGGACGCTGAGAGTTGTAACTTTGAATGACACAACACATTCTGCATTAAATTTCATTCAATGCAGTTGAGAAATCGTGGTCATAATTATGTGAGGCTTCTTTGGTCCCCAGTATGCAAAGAGATTGGTACTACCAAGGCTCTCAACTGATGATAGGATAAGGTGCATCACTAATATCTTCAGAGCCAAGTCATTTTCTAAGTAAAAGCAACTGAATCCAACCTCCTAAACCAATCTAACTCCTGACTGTAAACTACTTTCTTTCAGACGCAGGGAATTATTGTATAACTTTATCAACGAAATTACAAATCAACTTTTTGACTTGAATTTATTAACTTTGACTACTTATAACCACACTCAGGCACAAACTTATATGGCCACACGCAGAGGCCCTATTTAAACGACCCCTATTAAGTAGGAAACCTGGGATTTTCTTTAAAGTGAAACCATCAATCAccatataaaaaaattaaggatTGGATAACAGTCCATGATTATTGGTTGGTTACCTTGGAAAAGAATCTATAATCACGGAGCTTTTGAATAGGCAAACTGTTGCTTGATATGACAGCAAGATTTGTCAAATGCCCTGCATGTGAAGACTTGATAATCTATTTggtaaaagaaaacaaatcaGGCAGGTAGTCATTCAAACTGAAGCTGTGGCAAAGCATGCAAGTGGTGGGTATGGCATCAGTGAAATGCAAAAGAACAAAGCTAGATCTTATTGTTCAATACTTACCCAGCTAGGCTCCTCAAAATAAAGTGTAGAGATCAATATGCTATACATCTTGGTTCTTAGTTGTTAAAAACTTACACATTGTTGAAACATCTCAAAACTGTTACAAGAACCGATGGAAGAAAGCCACCACCAATATAATTTGTTGGGAAGAAATGTAAATAGGGGCTAGAAGTGCATCATTTGTCATAGAAGAAAGGTAACAATATATACATGTATAAGTTGGGCTTGTTTCACAGATCCCACAATTCAATCGCGAATCTAAGTTACAGCTCATTTGACCTTTCCTACTGGGACCAACTGCCATAATCAAAATTATCACTCAAAGTAAAACAATGGTGAAGAAAGGGTCTGTGTGGTGCCTTTCTCAAGTAAGTAGGGTATATGAATCTGCCTTCAATAATGAAGGCAGATTCAACATAAATTTGTACTATGGATTCACTGTCCCATCTTTCTGTTAACTTTAAAAAACTGATTCAACCTTCGATGGACTTCACCATAATTCTCAGTTGAAGCAATGAGACAGTCCTTAATCCACTTCGGAAGCTTGTCAGCTGGGTGTGAAAAGCTTCTCTTTGAAGAATTAGATGCATACCGAACATCAACCAGTAAAATTGCTGCATAATCATTGATATGTCGAATCGCTCTACCTGTAAAAAAGGCAAGGAAGGCAGGCATTAGATAAAGACAAGATGAGAGCGCAATGGTTTGGATGTAGAGAACACTACATTATCACTACAACTCTAAAAGATTTAGGGAAAACTACCAATTCGGTGGCCAGGATTACTCTTTCCAAGCCTGATCAAGATCTCATCTAGGCAAGATTCTTTTATTGCTGTAGTTAACTAAGTGGCCAAGTATAAAGCATAATCAATAAACAATCAGATTTGGAGAGACTAAAAATGCTAGCACTGATTTCAACCAAAACAATCAAGTCAGCCATTCTCTGATTGAGCTGAAAGTAATAGGCACTGAGCAAACCCAAACTACACAACTCGATTCAATTCGATAGTTCATTTAGGAGGATAACTTATGTCTCCCATAATGAGAAAACGGAAACCATTACTTACCGATTGACTGATTAACGGCTTTCATGCAAAGATTCTCGTAatattcttttcctcttttgcAACTTCTCAAGATCTCTAAACCAGTTTCAACATCTCCACTAGGAACATCATTATAAAACTTCGAACTTTTAATGGAATTTGAATTCCCCAGATTTTCAATATGCTTCACTCTCTCCATTAACTCAATGTCAGATGGACTTGGGTAGGGTAGGCCAACCATGACAATACACCTACCCATCCCATCGCTTAAGTTGATGCCTTCAGATAATTTTCCCCCAACAACAGCAAATAGCACCGCGCCACTAGTAGACAAAATATTTTGTTTTGGATCCTTCTTAGACAATGCGTCGATGTTTTCCTTGTATTCCTTAAGAACAGATTCCACATCAGTATTTTTTCTAGGCTCTCTGAATATACGTTTTTTCTTCAGAATCCTGTCAAGGATGCCTGAAGTTTTCCATAAACCATATACTTGTTCTTCATAATCAAATGAAGAGAAGAACACAACAATTCCTTCTGGAACCACAGTTACTATATTACAAAGCAAAAGCCCTAGCTCCTTTACCTGTAAAGTCAGGGCCATAAAGCAATCAGCTACTGTAAAACAAACAAGGAAACAAGCTGAGCAACTGAACAGTAAGAAAAAAAGCTAACTACATTATATAAAAAAGCTAACTACTTTATATCTGAGCTATCTGGAATAAAACAACAGGAACAATACAAAAACATGATAAAATACAAGGTAAAAAGTGAGAAGAAAATGGGTACAAATCAACTAAAGCCTGTAATATCCTTACAATAGCAGATGAGCTTCTGCTGTTGTAGCTAAAATCAAAAAGCTGACCAGAAGGACCGGAGGAAACAGCCATAGGCAAAATACTTTCTGGAGGAACAATGTGACTacatgaaaaaaaattcaactgAGAAGGGGGTAACCATGGAAAGAGTCGCTCTCTTGTTTCTTCTATAGGTTGTAAAGTTCCCCCAGCAAGAACAACAGCATGTGCTTGATCTACAACCTACAAGATTAACTTAAGTCTCAGAATAAGGTATAGTACCCAAAATTCATgatataaatttctttttttttttttgcaaaccTCAGAAAATATCTTGTCCCCCCTAAGCTTCACAAATTTTATATATCCTCCATGATCCCCTAAGCATGTTGGTCTGTTCTTAGAGATGATCATTTTTCCATCTCCATCAAAGTTAATAAGGGATAGCAGCATGTCAGCTAATGCCCTAAAGCTTGAGAGAGTACTTTCCTTCTCGTAACATTCTCCAGAAGGTTTTATTCCCAAGTCATTTCTTGGTTTAGTAGTTCTTTCTCCATACCCACTAACCTGGAAAATTTAAATCTTAACCCAATATAAGAAGAATCATTCAACATGTGTGGATATAATTAACAAATAAGAAAGACATACCTTGTGCATGATGTTGCTTTCCTTAATATACTGTAGTAGTTTTACAAAGTTGATATTATCTATGTTGAGAGAGAAGAGAAAATCATTTATAGCCATTGAATAGTCCAAAGCACCATTTTTTCCAGTACTATTATTTTGACAAGGTTCCACATAAGACGCTTCCTCATTGTGCACGAGTTTAAGGAGAGCCCGAGTAACTAttattagagtttgaatatatCTCCGATTCCCTGGTCCCAAAAGACTGCAAAATCTTTCAAAATACCTCTCGATGTGGTGATGCACATTCTCCAGCTGTAGGTAAGTTTGGAAATTTGTTACCAGTAGGAAACAAAGTACTTAGAAACAGTTCTATAAAAATTAGACATGCCATTGCCCACTGGGTGCTGATTGTAGGACATATAAAGGGACACCAGGCAATCGATTCTATACAAGGATTAAAAACTCAAAAACACTTAACTAGATAAATAACCTGGTACCATGGTTTTATTTCTTATCAAAGTTTAAAAATTGTATTGTGTTAGAATTAGTGACTTGGCCCACGGAAAGATTTAACCtaatttctttccttttttatcatAGCTTGTTGTCTATTTATTTTCCCCTTTGTATTCTTCATtcatatgaaataataataagaaaagttAGATCATGGTTTTTCTCTTGGGGCTCGGGTTTCCATGTAACTCGGTGTCTATTTTCTTTTACCGCTTTTAACATATTGAATAACCGAATTCAATAAAGCTGGTAGCCATACCTGCGAATAAGTGATCTTTGAATCATACATACTTATGAGTGAATCAGCTAAATTGTGTGCCTCATCAATAATTACAATGCTGTTCTTCAAAACAAGGCCAAGAGATTCACGGGATGATTTTGACAGAAGAGACTGGTAAGGTAAGACGATAAGATCAGCACCCTGGACCAAACTTCGGGAGCCATAATATGGACACGTTCCCACCTTTCTTCCAAGGTGAATAAGATCTTCAATGTCTAAGGCTTCTCTTTGAGAGATCTGACTCCTAAAATTCTTCTGTAATTTTGGGTTTCTAAGCATTGGGCACCCATAAGAAGCCTTGGTCCGGCACATTTTTCCTGCACCAGCTAACTTCTGTAAATGGATGTAACCATAAGTTCATAGCAAACCCAGAAATCTCCAAATCCAATGATAGAAAGTACTATTAACATTATTCTTTAACAATGGGAGA
It contains:
- the LOC103500582 gene encoding uncharacterized protein LOC103500582 isoform X1, translating into MERIHETEPEFPAFPYKPYSIQLDFMKALYKYLNKGGISMLESPTGTGKTLSIICGALQWLADQRKKQNGEIQDGPDKTSPNESQFNLDDEPDWMRKFVVSQDHHNQEKKNKIKEFGMGLGRHKKEGSKNNHQNLFPQEEEDHFVTREKKNMQTPNDSLEMDDQEFLVEDYESDDEVALSSGKSKRKVSGVPNSSSSDDEEEQEESNKEKLKVYFCSRTHSQLSQFIRELRKTVFASELNVICLGSRKNFCINEEVLKLGSASHMNEKCLELQKKKTTDTSKAKKLAGAGKMCRTKASYGCPMLRNPKLQKNFRSQISQREALDIEDLIHLGRKVGTCPYYGSRSLVQGADLIVLPYQSLLSKSSRESLGLVLKNSIVIIDEAHNLADSLISMYDSKITYSQLENVHHHIERYFERFCSLLGPGNRRYIQTLIIVTRALLKLVHNEEASYVEPCQNNSTGKNGALDYSMAINDFLFSLNIDNINFVKLLQYIKESNIMHKVSGYGERTTKPRNDLGIKPSGECYEKESTLSSFRALADMLLSLINFDGDGKMIISKNRPTCLGDHGGYIKFVKLRGDKIFSEVVDQAHAVVLAGGTLQPIEETRERLFPWLPPSQLNFFSCSHIVPPESILPMAVSSGPSGQLFDFSYNSRSSSAIVKELGLLLCNIVTVVPEGIVVFFSSFDYEEQVYGLWKTSGILDRILKKKRIFREPRKNTDVESVLKEYKENIDALSKKDPKQNILSTSGAVLFAVVGGKLSEGINLSDGMGRCIVMVGLPYPSPSDIELMERVKHIENLGNSNSIKSSKFYNDVPSGDVETGLEILRSCKRGKEYYENLCMKAVNQSIGRAIRHINDYAAILLVDVRYASNSSKRSFSHPADKLPKWIKDCLIASTENYGEVHRRLNQFFKVNRKMGQ
- the LOC103500581 gene encoding kinesin-like protein KIN-13B, with product MNGMGRQGQRSGAAVRNHQRQYSDDYLDASSNGRWLQTAGLQSLYSNTSAPQDYGFSVGGGGQGPRMYNRNAQRSFGGMNEYYMEPSTPPGNSRPSSQRKSREDSPSDFSPGLLDLHSFDTELLPEDRGFDDSDVFISNNIQTSRPQDMTENNLLKSVAADKERANSVAKIKVVVRKRPLNKKELAKNEEDIVETTANYLTVHETKLKVDLTEYVEKHEFVFDAVLNEEVSNDEVYRETVEPIVPIIFQRTKATCFAYGQTGSGKTFTMKPLPLKASKDILRLMHHTYRNQGFHLFVSFFEIYGGKLYDLLNDRKKLCMREDGKQQVCIVGLQEYKVSDVETIGELIEKGNATRSTGTTGANEESSRSHAILQLAVKNSVSGKESKPPRLVGKLSFIDLAGSERGADTTDNDKQTRIEGAEINKSLLALKECIRALDNDQGHIPFRGSKLTEVLRDSFVGNSRTVMISCISPSSGSCEHTLNTLRYADRVKSLSKGNNVKKDTFSSTLNLKESTTGPLTSALPSGTMFENEPAWVGRNEREEVDASEEIFEQRKPSWKKNGKLEPFRTSVAVENVQKSNNQPKWKDMPKADSHNSNSDDDLNELLQEEEDLISAHRKQVEETMNIVRMEMNLLVEADQPGNHLDGYISRLNAILSQKAAAIYQLQNHLVHFQKRLKEHNVLISSSD
- the LOC103500582 gene encoding uncharacterized protein LOC103500582 isoform X2, giving the protein MCRTKASYGCPMLRNPKLQKNFRSQISQREALDIEDLIHLGRKVGTCPYYGSRSLVQGADLIVLPYQSLLSKSSRESLGLVLKNSIVIIDEAHNLADSLISMYDSKITYSQLENVHHHIERYFERFCSLLGPGNRRYIQTLIIVTRALLKLVHNEEASYVEPCQNNSTGKNGALDYSMAINDFLFSLNIDNINFVKLLQYIKESNIMHKVSGYGERTTKPRNDLGIKPSGECYEKESTLSSFRALADMLLSLINFDGDGKMIISKNRPTCLGDHGGYIKFVKLRGDKIFSEVVDQAHAVVLAGGTLQPIEETRERLFPWLPPSQLNFFSCSHIVPPESILPMAVSSGPSGQLFDFSYNSRSSSAIVKELGLLLCNIVTVVPEGIVVFFSSFDYEEQVYGLWKTSGILDRILKKKRIFREPRKNTDVESVLKEYKENIDALSKKDPKQNILSTSGAVLFAVVGGKLSEGINLSDGMGRCIVMVGLPYPSPSDIELMERVKHIENLGNSNSIKSSKFYNDVPSGDVETGLEILRSCKRGKEYYENLCMKAVNQSIGRAIRHINDYAAILLVDVRYASNSSKRSFSHPADKLPKWIKDCLIASTENYGEVHRRLNQFFKVNRKMGQ
- the LOC107991904 gene encoding uncharacterized protein LOC107991904: MLLKETIHKTNNLFHKTLESFKDLFFKGFQKLQKPTSLITFSCSKGKPQHTHPTDRLYIDFYDEWQSTLQKAAKRSIDKGSVIASKENVKQEDTIVAIQSPPRSKQEKAVKEKKKPGASHLRKGDVKNSSTRSNGLVEKMKELEMLDRSDMEQELDIEEAIHYYSRLRSPVYLEIVDKFFMDMHSEISVPEPSARSMNSSKRRMGSMRL